The Candidatus Endomicrobium procryptotermitis genome has a window encoding:
- a CDS encoding penicillin-binding protein 2, whose product MKRKIESVKRRKILAFAVFFIFFALFVKLIFVQLFMYPKINRAVEKMVRRENIEMPKRGDILDAKGRVLATSVRRYNLFIDPKIIVDLNEVKNKLAAYGIRIKQKTVKEFGGNSYVPLAFNLEEKTVRKIKAEKIFGVGFESKYARQYPEGRLLAHILGITGADGSGLEGIEKICNAYLSGEQVKTMHSKDGRGRVIRDKFVDTTKIRGLDVTLTIDKNMQFIAEQELRKAFSDFKAKKAMCIIQNPKNGEILAMVSLPDFDFSDEIKNVGVLRNAAISDIFEPGSTFKIVTVSAALDKNKIKFTDTFYLENGRMKIGKHTINDDHKIAGYASLSRSMEQSSNIGMVKIAQKTGSRDFYDYIRKFGFYSLTGIDLPGEAKGILLDEKNWSSLSLPTISFGQGVGVTAIQLINSFSAIANGGVLMKPIIIKNIENTLPENMSFFEPKEIRRVISEETAREMKKILKNVVDKGTGKTAKIPGYSAGGKTGTAQKIDPVMKRYSTKHYVASFCGMLPAMNPELVILVIIDEPKGDYYAASVTSPVFAKIAARAVQYLDLRKDEPEDVKNDKIKNENKKVKR is encoded by the coding sequence ATGAAAAGAAAAATTGAATCTGTTAAGAGAAGAAAAATATTGGCTTTCGCCGTATTTTTCATTTTTTTTGCTTTGTTTGTCAAACTTATTTTTGTCCAGCTTTTTATGTATCCTAAGATAAACAGAGCCGTAGAAAAAATGGTTAGGCGTGAAAATATTGAAATGCCGAAAAGGGGAGATATTCTCGACGCAAAAGGAAGAGTGCTGGCGACGAGTGTCAGAAGGTATAATCTTTTTATCGATCCTAAAATAATCGTCGATTTGAATGAAGTCAAAAATAAGCTCGCCGCTTACGGAATTAGGATTAAGCAAAAAACAGTAAAAGAGTTCGGAGGCAACTCATATGTTCCACTTGCTTTTAATCTGGAAGAAAAAACCGTCAGAAAAATTAAAGCGGAAAAAATTTTCGGCGTAGGTTTTGAAAGCAAGTATGCAAGACAGTATCCGGAAGGAAGGCTTTTAGCGCATATATTGGGAATAACCGGTGCTGATGGCAGCGGGTTGGAAGGAATAGAAAAAATCTGCAATGCTTATTTGTCCGGAGAACAGGTTAAAACAATGCATTCTAAAGATGGTCGCGGCAGAGTAATACGCGATAAATTTGTGGATACTACAAAAATTCGCGGGTTGGACGTTACTTTAACTATAGATAAGAACATGCAATTTATTGCCGAGCAGGAACTCAGAAAAGCTTTTTCAGATTTTAAAGCAAAGAAAGCAATGTGCATAATTCAAAATCCCAAAAACGGAGAAATCCTGGCGATGGTTTCTCTTCCAGATTTTGATTTTTCCGATGAAATAAAAAATGTTGGCGTATTGAGAAATGCGGCGATAAGCGATATTTTTGAGCCCGGTTCGACTTTTAAAATCGTAACGGTTTCGGCTGCTCTCGATAAAAATAAAATAAAATTTACCGATACTTTTTATCTTGAAAATGGAAGAATGAAAATCGGAAAACATACGATTAATGATGATCATAAAATTGCCGGTTATGCTTCACTGAGCAGATCCATGGAACAGTCGTCAAACATAGGAATGGTTAAAATCGCACAAAAGACCGGAAGCCGCGATTTTTATGATTACATAAGAAAGTTTGGTTTCTATTCTTTGACGGGAATAGATCTTCCAGGAGAAGCTAAAGGCATTTTGCTTGACGAGAAAAACTGGAGTTCGTTAAGTTTGCCTACAATCTCCTTCGGGCAGGGCGTAGGGGTGACAGCGATACAGCTTATAAATTCATTTTCCGCCATAGCCAATGGCGGCGTTTTGATGAAGCCGATAATAATAAAAAATATTGAAAATACGCTGCCGGAAAATATGTCATTTTTTGAGCCCAAAGAGATAAGGCGCGTAATTAGCGAAGAAACTGCCAGAGAAATGAAAAAAATCTTAAAGAATGTCGTGGACAAAGGTACCGGTAAAACCGCTAAAATACCCGGATATTCCGCAGGAGGGAAAACCGGTACGGCGCAAAAGATAGACCCTGTGATGAAAAGATATTCTACGAAGCATTATGTGGCTTCATTTTGCGGAATGCTGCCCGCTATGAATCCGGAACTCGTGATTCTCGTCATAATTGACGAACCAAAAGGAGATTATTATGCCGCTTCGGTAACTTCTCCGGTGTTTGCCAAAATAGCCGCAAGAGCAGTTCAGTATCTTGATCTGCGAAAAGACGAACCTGAAGACGTTAAAAATGATAAA